Within Dermacentor variabilis isolate Ectoservices chromosome 8, ASM5094787v1, whole genome shotgun sequence, the genomic segment ACCTTATGAACGGACTCTGGTACCACTGGTTTGATAATTGTGTCTTCACTTATACTGCTATTGTCACTTCCGTCTGGAAGGTTGCACGGCTGAATGGAAACGTGGACAAAGTCACAATGGGTAACCCTTACCAACATGGTGTACAATTTTCTTTTGGCAAACGAGttaatactaagtcgacgtgggctgTTTAAttacctttccagaaacttcccaatGCTTGTTTCTTGTAAAAAACAGACTTAGTTTACGATAAAATTGCtcctgaagggtccgaatacctttttcgaaattaaaatctcccgccacccaactgggggagtggtgacgttggaTACGCCATCACCACgctttgctgctgtcggtgagtaaaacgttGCCCGACAGGCGGCAGtaccaagccaagacagagcggtggattcgccgctgcagctgctgttTGGTCAAGTGGTGTAGGCTGTTaaggcatcccgcgacatcgtaTGGacgttgaattctctgctactcgcACTTTGTGTGACTTCCTCTAACCAGTAAAACCTGCGCAGGTCTACACGCTAACGGAACAACTGAAAcatgaaagcgtgggcggcgcatagtcgagcgaaaacgaaagctTTCAACCgtccgcgtcgttgtcaagggtaatttcaatcagttcttttttctaataatgaaatagaactggacaagtatcattttatttcgtcttataatacaatacaaggttgttttttgcaatgagtggttcagGAGAAGTGACGAAATTTAACTGaagagtgctttcatcatcgggcaagtacttgaatatcCCAGGGGAGTCtgtaatcatgtcctgcatttacctcaatttctcgattgttaaggctctgtttgcgataatattgatgctgcagagattctcgagcattaatctatcaatttagcttgacttaatatttgcctttagtgtccctttaagtgaaaATCCCTAGGGGTGCAGAAAGTTCCCTCAAAGAAAAATTGGCGTTAACTTGAGAGCATAAATCTTTTGAACCATTGTGCTGATATTTATAAAAATTTATAAGTTGCTGTATCTTCTTTATTTTAAGTACATTCTAAATTTCATTAATACAGATCAAATAGAAACTAACTTATGGCTGTCATACGGACCGATGAGGCATGCCACCTCAGGGAAACTGTCATATTATAAATAATGAAGTCTTGCAGGTTGTTTTTACTAGATTCAATCTAGGGGGGTAAGAGATAAGGCCAGTcacatgtttttcattacatttctGTATCAATATCATCACTTTGAGGCTAAGTTCAATTTCTTTTTGTCGTTATATGTCTGATATGTAATGACTTCTTCTGTTAGTGAACATTTATAAATATAAAGAGTACTTCATCTTGGTCCTGACAAAATTTTAACCTGAAAACTACATTGAAAGCTGGTTCTGGCAAAGCAGTTCAGAAATGATAGTTTTCCTAAACGTTTTGTTTGGCCAAAAAGTGCGAAAGATGAGCACCAGAATTTCACAACACGCTATATTTGAAGACCAAAAATAATTAATAAAAGTGCCCTGCTCCATATGTTGGACCTTTCTATCCTATTCAATCTGAATCTGCTATGCAGCAATTGCTTGAAGTCACCTTCACTTTTTTTCAGCATTAGAGTAGTCCAGCTCAcagacaagggggggggggggcgcaaccAGAATATGCCTttctttttaaagtgaagctttctatgTCACACTGGTTCGTTCGTGAGCGCCGAaagcgcactgcaggaaagcgAACTTGCACATCTGTGTAGAACACTACATTCGTAGTACTGCGCCAATGTCGACTGGCCGCCCGGTTAGTGCCTGATGACGGCGcaaagcgacgagctcagcaagagtagcgcatctGCACAAAGTTGACTGGAAGCGCAAGTTGTGTatgctaggcatgacaccacccctgtcatgattaactgagcttccctgcttatcggagaccgCAACTGCGCATGAACGCAGGCTCGTCTTAGaatctggaaaaagaaaaaaaaatcagtctctttcttaaagaaagatggttgaacacCACGCTACTCAGacgaactgtatatatctgcaCTGCATTACGCACGTCATGCAATGCATTTCTGGCTGTCACCTGGTCGCGTGTGCAGCACACGGCAGAAGAAGAGGCTGCTGTACGCAAATGTAAGCACGAGTGCGATCATGCCCGTAAAGCTGATCCCGTGTATCAGCAACTGCATGCAGAAGCCATGTGGGAAatgcttgtgcagtcgagatgaCTACTGGTCTTGTGATCGTTAGCGTGTACATCAGACCGAGCACGTCTCATGACGTGGAAACGATCCTGGCAGAAACGATGAAGACTTTAAAGCCACCTAGTGTGCCGATCCTTGTGTGTGGTGACTTTAACACTGATGTGGCGAAAGAGCACAGCAAATGATAGAGTTTCATGCTTGATCGCTACTTGTTGAAACTGAAGgcgctacagagacccacgacgcAACACCGTTCCTGCATTGATCTCATGTTTGCAAGCAGGCTTTGTCACGTTACGATGCCAGAGCCTCTGACCgtctaccacagcgatcacaaggcaatactgtgcaagttgtggggatgcgagactctcacgcgtcccctgatatcttgttttcccgcatagcccccgtctcctgcagtgcggcttcgccgcgtggcctggggctCACGGCattcggtgtggttgaagcgcagtacgaaagatggcgcgagtgttgcactgctaacgccgcctacagccggggttacttgggcgcgaaaAGGAGGAagctcttcctctttggttcgggaccgGCGAGTGGCGCGGACGCTCCGCGCGTGCgtcgatccatgcttctgtgaggcTGTCTCACGAGGCCTCGTTGGAAtgtgccaccgttcgcgtgaccgtacgcgcgaacgaccaggcgttaggATCGAGCATGGGGctaacatattcgctcgttatccggtcgcggtgagtcggacttctagattcgtcgccgcgtgcccatcggcatgttttgtggatagcaactcggctagcaggcattgatctatgaaaggtgcaataaatgcccttgtgattctttgcactactgtgttgtcgttcctttgacccaagagtacgggtgagaaccccacaaagtGTAGAGTCATCCGTGAAAGTGTGAATGCACATGTGTAATCACCGGCGACATGATCTAAAGtaaaggctatgcaacttaatgaaatgtgtcttcattcaacttcaatGTTAAAAgatacaatcctaaacaagcaatcaaatcacatatgcatagcatcgggtcgctcagcatttcttgggttcaTTGCCTgtcgttggctttggactttaAGTTTGATTCAttttgcattgggggaaagcttcacattcaaccatctttctttaagaaaggggctttgatttttttagtttttacTTTGCAGTCTGCAGTACTGTCGATGGAAGGTCTCCCATGATTAAAATGCATGACGAACAAACTTTCTAATGTGGGCATTCACTGCATATTCAATTTCTTGACCGCTGTGTGACCATGTCTTGAATACAGCATTATGGGTGCTCTCGACGGCGAATGCGCACCACTGTCATAAAAAGagaataaattcttttttttctgtggcacGTATTGCCGCCAAACTTGGCGATGGGCTTCTTCACATGTCTAGGAATCCAAAATGAACAAAATTATAAAATAagcatttctgaaaaaaaatctCAATTTTAGCCCTACACCCTCCCTTATAGtgtaatattgttacggaatATTGTTATTGccatttgacaccatcctcccttctgtgccacatgttgcaactgagtacgctcgtgaagtcattgATTGCGCTCACATGGCaagtcaagtcgcccgatcttgtttattagcctcgcagcatatacaaaaagagcattATGACTGGTGCATCGCGATGTTGAGTTCTTGGGTGCTCCTTTCGTCACCATGTCAtcaggtcggcctctcccagaagcttctcacCCGCTagacagggccttatgaagtcatTACGAGATCAGGttgatccatcctcaagtccaaCGCCTGTTGACAtcatgcacgtttcgcggctgaagccatacttcgcttgcAGTTCTTCGCCTAACATGCGCTGCGATGGCGCTTCAGCACCcagggtcctgttacggaaggataagaGAACAGAAAGGATGAAGAATATCCCGAGACGCTGACTGCTACATGTTTTtactggtcagccatcttaactacattgactctgcttgtatctatattgtaaatacagtctgcctacactcccaacatccccgtaacaatatattagcCCTATCTCGTTGACCTCACCTTGCTGCAAAATGTTAACACACATGATCTGTCAGCATGTCAAGCAATACCTAGATGAGAACAACTTGCTGTCTGCGGTCCAACATGGTCTTAGGGAACAGTTGTCAACTGTCACTCAGTGCATTATCACATATCACGACTTCACATTTAATAACAGGGAAGAAATCAGAAAtagcgcacccacacaggtgaggtCGGCAATTGTATTTCCAAGATGCTTCCTGTGACATGAGGCCTACCACAGGAGTCAGTCTTGGGACTGATTCTGTTTCTAATATATGTCAATGACATAGCAAACAGAGTCGATTTCTATTTGAAATAAAGCTTTTCACGGACAATTGCATAATGTGCACAGTAGTTAGATAGAAAGCCGATCAAGCTAGCCTCAGCAATAATCTTGAAGGGTTTGCCACTGGTGTGAACAGGGGGAAATAAGCTTAGACATTAATAAGTGCTCGGTTATGAAGATAAGCAGCAAGAGATCTTTACAGTTTCCCTATTTCATTGGCAACACTGTACTTAATGATGCTTCTGCCTATTAGTACCTCAGGGTAATGCTAATGGAACGCATGAGGTGGAACAAGCACATTGAAAACATTTGTGTGAGTGCTCTGAGAACATCACGGGAACTTTGTCACAAATTTTCAGGAGCCGCCATACTGGTAAAGCTTACAGTGTTCACCGTGCTTGTCAGAGGTCTCCTTGAGTATGCATCAGCTTCGTGGTGcccgtatgcaaaaaaaaattgctaaatCAGAATGGGTGCAGCGAATAGCAATTGGGTTCATCTGGAATCACCACCGAATAACTGATAGTGTGTCGCAGATGCTGAGTACTCTTCACCACTCGAAATGCACAAAACAGACTAAAAGTCTTTATTTAATATACCCCGACAATGTCCAGCATTATGAAATCGCTTTAGCTGTGTCCAGTTTCTTGTGTGAATGCTCATCATATGTGCAGAGGAATGATACAGAAACTACATGCCATGAATGATATAAATacacatatatttttttattaggcAAAGAACCAAATGAATTGCCTAAGAGCATTGTTGAAAGCAGGAATGTTAACATATTTACGAGTTGAAATGTTTAGCTAAGAAATTTAGTTTTCCAGTGTTCGTGTTTCTTGTTCCTTAGTGCTTGCATTTTCTGTATGTTCACTCCTACCTAGGCTTGAGTGAGTcagcagtatttataaataaatttcAAAAATGTAACAATCATACACAGCACACATTATAGTGAATCCTAGTTTGACATAAAATCCTTCTTTCCTTAGTTTGGTCAGCAGGCCCATAATTGTATTACTGAATGTTCATGCCATCGCACTTAGTTGTAACGGCAGCTTGTGCTAATACTATACTCCCAGTCCTTACAGTATCATGTGTTAcagttaaaaatattttttttaggtGAGCATATGTGTGGATTTCACAAACTTGATCATTAAGCAAACAAAAACATTGGGCAAATAAAAACGGTTGTCTTGCTGTTCTCTGATCTGAAGACACCGTCAAGACTTATTGAATGAAGAAAAAGTTTATCTTTAGCATTAGTATCTGTGTTCTTTCATTACTTTGGCAGTTCTAATTACGTTTGCATATTGAGGTCGAGAGCATTGCTCAGGTAACGTGTTATTTTCTTGGTGCAGCATTGAGGCATtccagctgtgaagcaactgcgGATGGTGCAGTCGTATCAAGGATACCGACACTGCTTTCACTCCTATGCCTATGAGATAGGTAAACGTGATCTGAAGCATTCACCACAGTCCATACAGGCCAGTGTCCATTTGAATGCCCTTGgagcttcctgcaaacattcaaGTTGAAGAAACACCTGCAAGCCACACAGACAAGAGACCATTTCATTGCCCGTAATGCCCGTGGAGCTTCTCACAAAAGTGTAATCTGAACCAACACCAGCGCACCCACACACAGGCAAGATGCCATTGCAGTGCCCTATGTGCCCTCGGAGCTGCTTGAACAAGTCGACACTGGAAGATCATCTGTGCATCCACACAtgcgagaagccatttcattgCCCTGCATGCCCTCACAGCTTCTCACAAAGAAGTCATCTGAACCGACACCTGCGTACCCACACAGGTGAAAGGCCATTTCAGTGCTCATCGTGCCATCAGAGCTTCTCAGACAAGTCTACACTGAAGACTCACGTGCGCATCCATACAGGCGAGAGGCcctttcagtgcccttcatgccctcggaGCTTTTTGGAGAAGTCTACACTGAAGAATCACGTGCGCATCCACACAGGAGAGAGGCCATTTCATTGCCCTGCATGCCCTTGGAGCTTCTCAGACAAGTCCACACTGAGGAACCACGTGCGCATCCACACAGGCGAGAGACCATTTCAGTGCCCTGCATGCCCTCATAGCTGCTTACGAAGGAGTCATCTGAACCAACACCTGCGCGcccacacaggcgagaggccATTTCAGTGTCCTTTGTGCCCTTGGAGCTTCTCAAACAAGGCCATGCTGAAGAATCATGTGCGCATTcatacaggcgagaagccatttcactGCCCTGcctgccctcagagcttctcacgaaatTTTAATCTGAACCGACACCTGCGCACTCACACAGGCGagaggccatttcagtgccctttgtGCCCTTGGAGCTTCTCAGACAAGGCCACACTGAAGCATCATGTGTGCATTCACACAGGCGAGAGGCCATTTCAATGCCTtgcatgctctcagagcttctcacaaaaaaGTACGTTGAACcgacacctgcgcacccacaaaGGCGATATGCCACTTCAGTGCCCCATGCCCTCGAAGCTTTTATGAAAAGTCTGCACTAAAGGTTCATCTGCGCATCCACTAATGTGAGAAACTGTTTAGTGCCCTTCGTGTTGGAGTTTTTGTCAAGTCCACACTGATAACTGACGTGCACATCCACACAGACGTGAAGCCATTTCCATGCCCCCTGCATGCCCTCAGAGCATCTCACGAAAGAGTCATCTGAACCAACACCTGGGCACCCACACAGGGGAGATGCCATTTCAGTACCCTCCATACCTCCAAAGCTTCTTGCGAAAGTCTGCACTGATGGTTCGCCTGCGTATCTAATAATGTGAGAGACTGTTTCAGTGCTTTTTGTACTTTGAAAAAAGTTCGATAATGTACAGGTCCCCAAGCCAGTGCATACGAGAAACAATTGAAGCATAAGAAATTCAAGGTTCCCAAGGTTCATGTGTTAGTCGGTGCACCTTTTGACAAATGAATGGACTTTCGCAAGTACACTTGCTTCACAGTAGTGCAGAGTAGTGAAACTTCTCTATATAtcttgcttttcttgtttttcttagtCTTTTTCATGGTACCCTAGTGTAAATATACATGCTATTTTTTTAATAAAATCCTTGAAACTTGGCATTTGTCTGTCTGGTTCCTTGTCTCCTGCGTCAATTTTACACTTCAACTCTACTCAAGAATTACCAACTAGCCAGCTCCCAATTTTTGTCGAGCTTTTTCTGTAACACGCACATATATTGCCTGTAGGTTCTATGCATATGCAAATCTTTGGAGGTCTTTTCGTTATTGTGATGTTTAAGCTTTTTATTGTGCATATAAGCGCGGAAAGCTGCATTCAGATATTTAAGGATCATCAGGGAATAAGTTGTGCAAGTTTGTTTCAGTGCACTAAAGTGTTTTGTGCATGGGTACTCTTAATTGTTGATATTTCTACGCTTGCACTAAAGCATGTAATCTCTCAATTCATTAGCATTTTATTGTGCTGAATGCGTCAAGATAATTAAAGTCATGTCATTTGTAAGGTTGTTCATTACCATTTAATGCAGTTATGATAAATTTTGTTCAGCAATCGAAATTATGCAAGTACCTTTATTGTgcattttaaggcgaaagcctttctaggctcatggtgaaatttgtgtcagcagacctgatcGCCGGAGTATCCGCCGAAGCATCATcatgccatatgaagacagattaaagaatgaaaaatgattgatagtgacagctTGTGAATgatgtta encodes:
- the LOC142590632 gene encoding uncharacterized protein LOC142590632 yields the protein MPLQCPMCPRSCLNKSTLEDHLCIHTCEKPFHCPACPHSFSQRSHLNRHLRTHTGERPFQCSSCHQSFSDKSTLKTHVRIHTGERPFQCPSCPRSFLEKSTLKNHVRIHTGERPFHCPACPWSFSDKSTLRNHVRIHTGERPFQCPACPHSCLRRSHLNQHLRAHTGERPFQCPLCPWSFSNKAMLKNHVRIHTGEKPFHCPACPQSFSRNFNLNRHLRTHTGERPFQCPLCPWSFSDKATLKHHVCIHTGERPFQCLACSQSFSQKSTLNRHLRTHKGDMPLQCPMPSKLL